Sequence from the Mustela erminea isolate mMusErm1 chromosome 8, mMusErm1.Pri, whole genome shotgun sequence genome:
GCAGAGCCTGATCTGAAAAGTCAGCTGCTTTGGGCTTCTACAGACATGGCTGCCAGATTCCTGGTTCCCCAGCCCGCGCTCACAGGGCTGTTGCTCTTCGTGTGTGTCGGACCCTGGGCTGAAGGCGGGAAGGTGCTGGTGGTACCCATGGATGGCAGCCACTGGCTCAGCATGAAGGAAGCCGTGCAGGAGCTCCATGCCAGAGGCCACCAAATGGTGGTGGTTTCGCCAGAGCTGAACCTGCATATCAAAGAGGAGGACTTTTTCAACATGACGAGCTATGCAGTTCCGTACACCCAGGATGAGTTTAATTATCTCCTGCTGGGCCGGAgttacctgatttttaaaagaatgcctTTTCTAACGATGTTTTTGGAAACTATGAAAAGTTTGAAAAGTGCTGCTTTGGTTTTTCAAAGGTCTTGTGAGGCCCTGCTGCGTAACAAGGACCTGGTCAGGCACCTGAATGCCAGTTCATTTGATGTGGTTTTAACTGATCCCGTTTACCCCTGTGGGGCGGTACTGGCTAAGTACCTGTCACTTCCGGCTGTGTTTTTTTTGCGTTCCATTCCATGTGACTTAGATTTTGAGGGTACACAGTGCCCAAACCCTTCCTCTTATATTCCCAGGTTGTTAACAATGAATTCAGACCACATGACGTTCTTGCAAAGGGTCAAGAATATGCTCTATCCTCTGGCCCTGAAGTACATTTGTCACATTTCTTTCACCCCTTATGCAAGCCTTGCTTCTGAGCTTCTTCAGAGAGAGGTATCGGTGGTGGACATTTTCAGCTCTGCATCTGTGTGGCTCTTCAGAGGAGACTTCGTCCTGGACTACCCCAGGCCAGTCATGCCCAACATGGTCTTCATTGGGGGCATAAATTGTGGCCACAGGAAGCCATTGTCTCAGGTCTGTATTGGTGCTTATGTCCAATCAACGTTCCAGGTGGAAcacttttgttgttgtcgtttgtttttttttatttccaggtgCTTACTTATCTACCAGTTTTTCTAAGACTTCTACCTCTCATCCTCCTAAAAGTTCAGTGAGATAAATGTTGAAGCGACTCCACTGGTGTAGTAAAGGTTTGCAGTGGTcaccaaaagaaatgagaggCAGGGGCGTGGGTCTGTGAGAATATTGACAAGCAGTGGTGTGGGTCAGCTAGGACCATCCTTTTGCAAAGGCACCATCTTCGTGGGGCTGTGCGATTTTCTCAAACTGTGTAGGAGCAGAGATGCTGAGTTGTGAGCTGATCCATCAGGAGTCTTTGCTTGTGGGTGTTTGCTTGTTCAGTGGAGGGACAAAGGAACCAGCAAATTGTGTTTGTTGACATGATATTTTTAGTGGCCCTGTCTTGGAAGGGGCTAGAGTGTGATCTGATCACAAGAGACCTAAACACAAAAAGGGAGCAGCAGTGTCAGGAAACTTGAATAAATTATGCGGAAGTGAGACAATGTGCAAGAGACAAAAAGGGGTCTGTGTGATCcaagaaagaagtaaatgagTTCAACTTTTCAGAGATGGAGCTGTGCTGTGAAGGTTTCTGACCAGGAGTTATGACTGGGATATGACATGGGGACGATCAGAGTTGGATTGCAGGTTGGAAAGGTCTCCTACTTGGGATGTTGAAGTCCTCAAAGGAGACAGTGGGAGGGAGGTCAGACTATGAGCCTATGAACCCAGTGAAAGGGGGGTGAAGTGATGAACAGAATAGGATCTAAAAGGGAAGGGGATGTTaggagaaatcaagagttggacacttgacctactgagccacccaggtgcccctgtaccatgtctttatccactcacctattttatttttttaatcatccattctactgatggacatttgggctttttccataatttggctattgtagatactgctgctgtaaatatcagggtgcatggATCCCTTTGACTTAGTACtcttgtattctttaggtaattatctagtagtgtgattgctggattgtaaggtagtaaggttgttctattttaaaattttgaggaaactccatactgttttccggagtggctgcatcttttagttttcctttgtGAAAAATATTCTCTGGAGTTAACTGCACTGGTTCAAATTCTCACTCCCATTTTTTAGGCTGAATGGGCAGGTGGGCAGGTATTACCTAAATATTCTGGCCTCATTATTGTCACAATGAGtacataacaaatattttctcttactatTATTTAGAAAGTGCCCGGCAGGACAAGGTATGTCATCTGAAGACCTTTAGATAGGTTTGTGCTAATTTACTGGGTATATGAGGGATCATTTATACCTAAATTCTCAAGTATTATATGTGATAGGCACACCATTATCACTTTTGTTCCACtaaattcttttttactttga
This genomic interval carries:
- the LOC116597466 gene encoding UDP-glucuronosyltransferase 1-3-like isoform X2; amino-acid sequence: MAARFLVPQPALTGLLLFVCVGPWAEGGKVLVVPMDGSHWLSMKEAVQELHARGHQMVVVSPELNLHIKEEDFFNMTSYAVPYTQDEFNYLLLGRSYLIFKRMPFLTMFLETMKSLKSAALVFQRSCEALLRNKDLVRHLNASSFDVVLTDPVYPCGAVLAKYLSLPAVFFLRSIPCDLDFEGTQCPNPSSYIPRLLTMNSDHMTFLQRVKNMLYPLALKYICHISFTPYASLASELLQREVSVVDIFSSASVWLFRGDFVLDYPRPVMPNMVFIGGINCGHRKPLSQEFEAYVNASGEHGIVVFSLGSMVSEIPEKKAMEIADALGKIPQTVLWRYTGTPPQNLAKNTILVKWLPQNDLLGHPKTRAFITHSGSHGIYEGICNGVPMVMLPLFGDQMDNAKRMETRGAGVTLNVLEMTSEDLANALKTVISDKSYKENIMRLSRLHKDRPIEPLDLAVFWVEFVMRHKGAPHLRPAAHDLTWYQYHSLDVIGFLLAIVLGVVFIAYKCCAWGCQKCFGKKGRVKKSHKSKAH